From a region of the Syngnathus scovelli strain Florida chromosome 19, RoL_Ssco_1.2, whole genome shotgun sequence genome:
- the nsun2 gene encoding RNA cytosine C(5)-methyltransferase NSUN2: MGKRSRQRQKNQPTGRDHRDNAGWGAGYADIVKENKLFEHYYKEQGLIPEGEFEQFMEAMREPLPATIRITGYKSHAKEILHCLKEKYFKEILDLEIDGQKIEAPQPLSWYPDEQAWHTNMSRKIIRKSPLLEKFHQFLVSETESGNISRQEAVSMIPPLLLKIESHHKILDLCAAPGSKTAQLIEMLHSDMDVPFPEGFVIANDVDNKRCYLLVHQAKRLNSPCIMVVNHDASCIPMLHIQNADGKKDILFYDRVLCDVPCSGDGTMRKNIDVWKKWTTSNSLHLHGLQMRIAVRGVEQLAVGGRMVYSTCSLNPIEDEAVIAALLEKSEGALELVDCSSDMPGLKWMPGVTYWKLMTKEGKWYADWSEVPTSRHTQIRPTMFPPTDAEKLASMHLERCMRILPHHQNTGGFFVAVLMKKAPMPWNKRYPKLRKEAASGSEAQTQSSPVAPAESPCLPEGEQMQEGGAESKADVEEAQEGAPKGACSSDKQDGVCAPPPSKKLKLSGYKEDPFVFLNEEDPVFTSMQSFYNLSPNFPKMNVLTRTHEGKKRHLYMVSKELRNVMLNNSERMKVINTGVKVWSRNSDGEEFGCAFRLAQEGIYTLQPYIRSRIVAVSVEDIKVLLTQENPFLSRLEDDARTQAQKIAMGSIVLKYIPNPNKPAEPQCPIQLCGWRGKTSIRAFVPRNERYHYLRMLGVEVFRDKQGAGRKPTDEEAKEKGEEGGEEAMADQKELHLENGSENGSSQAKKDGDNKETCV, from the exons ATGgggaaaagaagcagacagaGACAGAAAAATCAACCTACTGGCAGAGACCACAGAGACAACGCT GGCTGGGGTGCTGGTTATGCTGACATTGTTAAGGAAAACAAGCTGTTTGAGCACTACTACAAGGAACAAGGCTTAATTCCAGAGGGAGAGTTTGAACAGTTTATGGAAGCCATGAGAGAACCACTTCCAGCCACCATACGCATCACTGGATATAAAAG CCATGCCAAAGAAATTCTTCACTGCCTGAAGGAAAAGTACTTCAAGGAAATTCTGGATTTGGAGATTGACGGTCAGAAGATCGAGGCTCCGCAGCCTCTCAGCTG GTATCCCGACGAGCAAGCCTGGCACACCAACATGAGTCGTAAGATTATTAGAAAGTCTCCCCTGCTGGAGAAGTTCCACCAGTTCCTTGTCAGTGAGACAGAGTCG GGTAACATTAGCCGTCAGGAAGCCGTCAGCATGATCCCGCCGCTTCTCCTGAAGATTGAGTCCCATCATAAG attTTGGACCTGTGTGCAGCTCCTGGCTCAAAGACAGCCCAGCTGATTGAAATGCTTCATTCTGACATGGACGTGCCCTTTCCAG AGGGCTTCGTCATCGCCAACGACGTGGACAACAAGCGCTGCTACCTGCTGGTGCATCAGGCCAAGCGTCTCAACAGCCCCTGCATCATGGTAGTCAACCACGACGCCTCCTGCATCCCCATGCTGCATATCCAAAACGCGGACGGAAAGAAGGACATCCTCTTCTATGACCGCGTCTTGTGCGACGTGCCCTGCAG CGGGGACGGCACCATGAGGAAGAACATAGATGTGTGGAAGAAGTGGACGACGAGCAACAGCCTGCACCTTCACGG TCTCCAGATGCGTATCGCTGTGCGTGGCGTCGAACAGCTGGCCGTGGGTGGCAGGATGGTCTACTCCACCTGTTCCCTCAACCCCATCGAGGACGAAGCTGTCATAGCGGCACTCCTGGAGAAAAGCGAAG GAGcattggagctggtcgactgctCTTCCGACATGCCCGGCTTGAAGTGGATGCCCGGTGTGACTTACTGGAAG CTGATGACTAAAGAGGGCAAGTGGTACGCCGACTGGTCGGAGGTTCCCACCAGTCGCCACACTCAAATCAGGCCCACCATGTTTCCACCAACAGATGCAGAAAAGCTGGCCAGCATGCATCTGGAGAGATG TATGAGGATTCTGCCCCATCACCAGAACACGGGAGGGTTCTTTGTGGCTGTGCTCATGAAGAAAGCCCCAATGCCTTGGAACAAGAGATACCCCAAG CTGAGAAAAGAGGCCGCGTCTGGCTCCGAAGCCCAAACGCAAAGCTCTCCGGTGGCTCCGGCGGAGTCTCCCTGTCTCCCCGAAGGGGAACAGATGCAGGAAGGCGGCGCTGAGAGCAAAGCAGACGTGGAGGAGGCCCAGGAGGGAGCACCCAAAGGAGCTTGTTCCAGTGATAAACAAGATGGCGTCTGCGC ACCTCCACCCTCCAAAAAGTTGAAGCTATCTGGATACAAGGAAGATCCCTTTGTGTTCCTCAATGAAGAAGACCCCGTCTTCACCAGCATGCA ATCCTTCTACAACTTGTCTCCAAACTTCCCCAAGATGAACGTGCTGACCAGAACGCACGAGGGCAAGAAGAGACACTTGTACATGGTATCCAAAGAGTTGCGCAACGTCATGCTCAACAACAGCGAGCGCATGAAG GTAATAAATACAGGTGTGAAAGTGTGGTCTCGCAACAGCGACGGGGAAGAGTTTGGTTGTGCCTTTAGACTGGCCCAAGAG GGTATCTACACCTTGCAGCCGTATATTCGCTCCAGAATCGTCGCAGTGAGTGTGGAAGACATCAAGGTGTTGCTGACTCAGGAAAACCCCTTCTTAAGCAGATTAGAAGATGATGCCCGCACTCAAGCCCAAAAAATAG ctatggGCAGTATTGTGTTGAAGTACATTCCCAATCCCAA TAAGCCAGCAGAGCCGCAGTGTCCCATCCAACTGTGCGGCTGGAGAGGAAAGACGTCCATCCGGGCCTTCGTCCCCCGCAACGAGAGGTACCACTACTTACGCATGCTGGGCGTGGAGGTCTTCCGGGACAAGCAGGGGGCCGGACGGAAGCCAACAGACGaggaggccaaagagaagggggAGGAGGGCGGGGAAGAGGCGATGGCTgaccagaaggagctgcatttgGAGAACGGGAGTGAGAACGGATCATCACAAGCCAAAAAAGATGGCGACAATAAAGAGACTTGTGTCTGA
- the ube2ql1 gene encoding ubiquitin-conjugating enzyme E2Q-like protein 1, with translation MATLLRKIGLIRLHDRDTEDPKHHQGSLKGTKGNQKNNKNCQTANETNILSTPEIKARKLDQHAKDKEKPGKDAKEKQQQQQQQQQTGGGGNKSTGASSVPPLAPHRHHCTQVRTRRLMKELQEIRRLGDNFITVELVEDNLFDWNVKLHQVDKDSALWLDMKETSTEFILLNVTFPDNFPFSPPFMRVLTPRLENGYVLDGGAICMELLTPRGWSSAYTVEAVMRQFAASLVKGQGRICRKAGKSKKAFSRKEAEATFKSLVKTHEKYGWVSPPVSDG, from the exons ATGGCCACTCTACTGCGGAAAATCGGTCTGATCCGCCTGCACGACCGGGACACAGAAGACCCCAAGCACCACCAGGGCTCATTAAAGGGCACCAAAGGCAAccagaaaaataacaaaaactgTCAGACGGCCAACGAAACTAACATCCTCAGCACCCCGGAGATTAAGGCGAGGAAGCTGGACCAGCACGCCAAGGACAAGGAGAAGCCAGGCAAGGATGCCAAGgagaaacaacaacagcagcagcagcaacagcaaacAGGGGGAGGCGGGAATAAAAGCACCGGAGCCTCCTCCGTCCCTCCGCTCGCCCCTCACCGGCATCACTGCACCCAAGTGCGGACGCGCAGGCTGATGAAGGAGCTGCAGGAGATCCGGAGGTTAGGGGACAACTTCATCACGGTGGAGCTGGTGGAGGACAACCTGTTCGACTGGAACGTCAAGCTGCACCAGGTGGACAAGGACTCGGCGCTGTGGCTGGACATGAAGGAGACCAGCACCGAGTTCATCTTGCTCAACGTCACCTTCCCCGACAACTTCCCCTTCTCGCCGCCCTTCATGCGGGTACTGACGCCCCGCTTGGAGAACGGCTACGTGTTGGACGGCGGTGCCATTTGCATGGAGCTGTTGACCCCTCGCGGATGGTCCAGCGCCTACACGGTGGAGGCGGTCATGAGGCAGTTTGCGGCCAGCCTTGTAAAAGGACAG GGACGTATATGTCGAAAAGCCGGCAAGTCCAAGAAGGCCTTCAGCCGTAAAGAGGCTGAAGCCACCTTCAAGTCGTTGGTGAAGACCCACGAGAAGTACGGCTGGGTGTCTCCGCCCGTGTCGGACGGCTGA
- the med10 gene encoding mediator of RNA polymerase II transcription subunit 10 translates to MAEKNENLEEHLEKFVENIRQLGIIVSDFQSSSQAGLNQKLNLMITGLQDIEKCRQQLHEINVPLEVFEYIDQGRNPQLYTKECLERALARNEQVKGKIDTLTKFKSLLISELGKVFPEEMLKYKAIHGDDAPS, encoded by the exons ATGGCGGAGAAAAATGAAAACCTCGAGGAACATCTCGAGAAGTTTGTCGAGAATATTCGGCAGCTTGGAATTATTGTCAGCGACTTCCAGTCGAGCAGTCAAGCGGGACTCAACCAAAAATT AAATTTAATGATAACGGGATTGCAAGATATTGAGAAGTGCCGTCAACAACTGCATGAGATCAACGTACCACTGGAAGTCTTTGA ATATATCGACCAGGGTCGAAACCCACAGCTGTACACAAAGGAGTGTTTGGAGAGAGCCTTGGCCCGCAACGAGCAAGTTAAAGGAAAAATTGACACCTTGACG AAATTCAAGAGTCTTCTCATCTCTGAGCTCGGCAAAGTCTTCCCGGAGGAGATGTTGAAATATAAGGCAATACATGGTGATGATGCTCCATCCTAG